One Micromonospora sp. WMMD812 genomic window carries:
- a CDS encoding tetratricopeptide repeat protein — translation MITDVTLARINHGVQLHHHQGQREAARDLFAQIWDEIGGERGDPLHVCVLAHSMADVQDDVHQELLWDQRALAAADVLTDARVAQAGVPMSVAGLYPSLHLNLAECYRKLGDLDRAREHLRRAQAGIGALGDDEYGQLIKGGLDRLAQQLTSG, via the coding sequence ATGATCACCGACGTGACGCTGGCCCGCATCAACCACGGGGTGCAGTTGCATCATCATCAAGGCCAGCGTGAGGCTGCGCGCGACTTGTTTGCACAGATCTGGGACGAGATCGGCGGGGAGCGAGGCGATCCTTTGCACGTTTGCGTCCTCGCGCATTCGATGGCCGACGTGCAGGACGACGTCCACCAGGAGTTGCTCTGGGATCAGCGAGCGCTGGCGGCGGCCGACGTGCTCACCGACGCCCGGGTTGCACAGGCGGGGGTGCCGATGTCGGTGGCCGGTTTGTATCCGTCGTTGCACCTCAACCTGGCTGAGTGCTACCGCAAGCTCGGCGATCTCGACCGTGCCCGCGAGCACCTCCGGCGTGCGCAGGCGGGGATCGGCGCGCTGGGCGACGACGAGTACGGCCAGCTGATCAAGGGGGGCCTGGACCGGCTGG
- a CDS encoding DinB family protein produces the protein MADLGDPKAALHHYLQATRDDLIWKLDGLSEREARLPRTATGNNLLGVLKHCLNVEAGYFGPTFGREFPTPEDLVPMQAYEEDPQADWYAREDETKDGLIDLYRRVGMFADETIAQLPLDAPGQVPWWRPGGQDVTLHRIIIHVTCDLARHAGHADIMREQHDGAVGWQRKNTNIPNDIDWPAYVTKLTKIADRFG, from the coding sequence ATGGCTGATCTGGGCGACCCGAAGGCTGCGCTGCACCACTACCTCCAGGCGACTCGCGATGACCTGATCTGGAAGCTCGACGGGCTGAGCGAACGCGAGGCCAGACTGCCCCGCACCGCGACCGGCAACAACCTGCTGGGTGTCCTCAAGCACTGCCTCAACGTCGAAGCCGGCTACTTCGGGCCCACGTTCGGGCGCGAGTTCCCGACACCTGAGGACCTGGTCCCCATGCAGGCGTACGAGGAGGACCCGCAGGCAGACTGGTACGCGCGGGAGGACGAGACCAAGGATGGGCTGATCGACCTGTATCGCCGTGTGGGGATGTTCGCGGACGAGACGATCGCGCAGCTACCCCTCGACGCGCCCGGGCAGGTGCCGTGGTGGCGGCCAGGCGGGCAGGACGTGACGCTGCACAGGATCATCATCCACGTGACCTGCGACCTCGCCCGCCACGCCGGTCACGCCGACATCATGCGCGAGCAACACGACGGAGCGGTCGGCTGGCAGCGGAAGAACACCAACATCCCCAACGACATCGACTGGCCGGCGTACGTCACCAAGCTGACGAAGATCGCTGACCGATTCGGATAG
- a CDS encoding helix-turn-helix domain-containing protein translates to MHTVFVLALPGTIAFDLATPIDVLGRVRLPGGQAGYRTLVCGSEPVVDAGPLRLAVDHSLDALADADTVIVPGRYDPAASVPTAALDALRAAAAAGTRIASICVGAFTLAAAGLLDHRRATTHWAAAEQLQAAFPAVQVDPEVLYVDAGQFITSAGATAGVDMCLHLVRRDYGAAVAADASRQAVAPLHRDGGQAQFIVRPGAGAGEIGLGAVLEWLESHAFEKLTLADVATRAGLSVRTLNRRFHEETGRTPMQWVTAVRIRRAQELLESTEHGVDRIAHLVGFMSPAHFRAQFKRLSGVTPQAYRTTFRS, encoded by the coding sequence ATGCATACCGTGTTCGTCCTGGCGCTTCCGGGCACGATCGCGTTCGATCTGGCCACGCCGATCGACGTGCTCGGCCGGGTGCGGCTGCCGGGCGGCCAGGCCGGCTACCGGACACTGGTCTGCGGCAGCGAGCCGGTGGTCGACGCCGGCCCGCTGCGTCTGGCCGTCGACCACAGCCTCGACGCGCTCGCGGACGCCGACACCGTGATCGTGCCCGGGCGGTACGACCCGGCCGCGTCGGTGCCGACCGCGGCACTGGACGCGCTACGGGCCGCCGCGGCCGCCGGTACCCGCATCGCCTCGATCTGCGTGGGCGCCTTCACCCTCGCCGCCGCCGGGCTGCTTGACCACCGGCGGGCCACCACCCACTGGGCTGCCGCCGAGCAGTTGCAGGCGGCCTTCCCGGCCGTGCAGGTGGACCCCGAGGTGCTGTACGTCGACGCCGGTCAGTTCATCACCTCGGCCGGGGCGACCGCCGGGGTGGACATGTGCCTACACCTCGTCCGCCGCGACTACGGCGCCGCAGTCGCCGCCGACGCGTCACGGCAGGCTGTGGCACCACTGCACCGCGACGGCGGGCAGGCACAGTTCATCGTGCGCCCCGGCGCGGGCGCCGGCGAGATCGGCCTCGGCGCGGTCCTCGAGTGGCTGGAGTCCCATGCCTTCGAGAAACTGACTCTGGCCGACGTGGCCACCCGGGCCGGGCTCAGCGTGCGCACGCTCAACCGCCGCTTCCACGAGGAGACCGGCCGCACCCCGATGCAGTGGGTCACCGCCGTGCGCATTCGCCGGGCACAGGAACTCCTGGAGAGCACCGAGCACGGCGTCGACCGGATCGCCCACCTGGTCGGCTTCATGTCGCCGGCGCACTTCCGCGCCCAGTTCAAGCGACTCAGCGGGGTGACGCCACAGGCGTACCGCACCACCTTCCGTAGCTGA
- a CDS encoding DJ-1/PfpI family protein, translating into MLVQIVLFDGFDPLDVIAPFEVLAAGGDATGGALAVELVAADGPREVVGGTRGLTLRATARLDPNRPGYVVVPGASGPTTGDPDQGAVTIPVLLARFAESAAPLLLAALRNPDLTVATVCGGALTLAMAGLIEGRHAVTHRLGMDVLDATGVHAVPARVVDDGDLISAGGVTSGLDLGLHILEREFGPRVAHAVETLFEYERRGIVWRNAGRVPVTI; encoded by the coding sequence ATGTTGGTGCAGATCGTGTTGTTCGACGGGTTCGACCCGCTCGATGTCATCGCGCCCTTCGAGGTCCTCGCGGCCGGCGGCGACGCGACCGGCGGCGCCCTGGCGGTGGAGCTCGTCGCCGCTGACGGCCCTCGGGAGGTGGTCGGCGGCACCCGCGGCCTGACACTGCGGGCGACCGCGCGGCTGGACCCGAACCGGCCGGGCTACGTCGTCGTACCCGGTGCGAGCGGGCCCACGACCGGGGACCCCGACCAGGGCGCGGTGACGATCCCCGTGCTGCTGGCCCGGTTCGCCGAGTCGGCGGCGCCGCTGCTGCTCGCCGCCCTGCGCAACCCCGACTTGACGGTCGCCACCGTCTGCGGCGGGGCGCTCACCCTGGCGATGGCGGGCCTGATAGAGGGCCGCCACGCGGTGACCCACCGGCTCGGCATGGACGTGCTCGACGCGACGGGCGTGCACGCGGTGCCGGCCCGGGTCGTCGACGACGGCGACCTGATCAGCGCGGGTGGTGTCACGTCCGGCCTGGACCTCGGGCTGCACATCCTGGAACGCGAGTTCGGTCCGCGAGTCGCGCACGCCGTCGAAACCCTGTTCGAGTACGAGCGGCGCGGCATCGTCTGGCGCAACGCCGGCCGCGTGCCCGTCACGATCTGA
- a CDS encoding VOC family protein, giving the protein MTDIPPGAPAWVDLITTDLAGAARFYAPLFGWAVAEADRQPAADGHLVFHQQGKPVAGAGLGAGPQRPPAWLPYLSTDDAEGACQRVTAAGGRILTEPFDIPGSRRTALVADPAGASFGVWQSLGMPGAEVFDVPGSLTWPELTTRESDRAKEFYGSVFGWTADDQPMGPITYTTWQLDGRPVAGMMPMIGEDWGDLPSHWMVYFAVTDTDRVVAEALRMGATLAVQPTDLTRGRFAVLTDPQGAFFSVLGTTPP; this is encoded by the coding sequence ATGACAGACATCCCACCGGGGGCACCCGCCTGGGTCGACCTGATCACCACCGACCTCGCCGGCGCGGCGCGCTTCTACGCGCCCTTGTTCGGCTGGGCCGTCGCCGAAGCGGACCGGCAACCCGCGGCTGACGGGCACCTCGTCTTCCATCAGCAGGGCAAACCCGTGGCCGGCGCCGGGCTGGGCGCCGGCCCGCAACGGCCGCCCGCCTGGCTGCCCTACCTGTCGACCGACGACGCCGAGGGGGCCTGCCAGCGGGTGACCGCCGCCGGCGGCCGGATCCTGACCGAGCCCTTCGACATCCCCGGCTCCCGGCGGACGGCGCTGGTCGCCGACCCGGCCGGGGCGTCGTTCGGGGTCTGGCAGTCGCTCGGCATGCCGGGGGCCGAGGTGTTCGACGTACCCGGCTCGCTGACCTGGCCCGAGCTGACCACGCGGGAGTCGGACCGGGCCAAGGAGTTCTACGGGTCGGTGTTCGGCTGGACGGCGGACGACCAACCGATGGGCCCGATCACCTACACCACCTGGCAGCTGGACGGTCGTCCCGTCGCCGGGATGATGCCCATGATCGGCGAAGACTGGGGTGACCTCCCGTCCCACTGGATGGTCTACTTCGCGGTCACCGACACCGACCGGGTCGTCGCCGAGGCGCTCCGGATGGGCGCGACCCTCGCCGTCCAGCCGACAGACCTGACGCGGGGCCGGTTCGCCGTGCTCACCGACCCGCAGGGAGCGTTCTTCTCGGTCCTCGGGACCACACCACCCTGA
- a CDS encoding GNAT family N-acetyltransferase: MASPLIRSARQSELDDVALLEVQAGELFHSVGMSEVADHVPDQQALGRSQRQGLVWVAEEDGKIAGYIVARVLDGNAHVEQVSVAPTHARRGIGRRLISHLELWGRRNDRPATTLTTFRDVPWNGPYYRKLGYRELPGAEIGRELAAAMQHEAALPGIDAFRRCAMIKYNGDVS, encoded by the coding sequence GTGGCTTCCCCGCTGATCCGTTCGGCAAGACAGTCGGAGCTCGACGACGTGGCTCTGCTCGAGGTCCAGGCCGGCGAGCTCTTCCACTCGGTTGGCATGTCCGAGGTGGCCGACCATGTTCCCGATCAGCAGGCCCTGGGTCGAAGTCAGCGGCAAGGGCTGGTCTGGGTTGCCGAGGAAGACGGGAAGATTGCCGGCTACATCGTGGCAAGGGTGCTGGACGGTAATGCCCACGTAGAGCAGGTATCGGTAGCTCCCACTCACGCACGGCGGGGCATCGGCCGCCGGCTTATATCGCACCTCGAACTTTGGGGCAGGCGCAACGATCGGCCGGCGACGACCCTGACGACGTTCCGCGATGTGCCCTGGAACGGTCCCTACTACCGGAAACTTGGGTACCGAGAGCTACCCGGCGCGGAGATCGGACGCGAGCTGGCAGCCGCGATGCAACACGAAGCGGCGCTGCCCGGAATCGATGCTTTTCGGCGCTGCGCGATGATCAAGTACAACGGCGACGTTTCTTGA
- a CDS encoding MFS transporter encodes MPSRYSAVSDSARSVTQNLWRNSDFRSLWAGQTASQVGEHSSLVILPLIAVLTLDVGADQLGVLRAVGQAPQLLLALFVGVWVDKWRTRTVMVVADLGRALALGGAAVAALVGGLDMPVLLAVAFAVGALSVFFDVAYQASLVRLVKRDQLLQGNSAIEASRSAAQIGGPALGGTMTSLLSAPIAAAASALFFVVSFLGISRVRHRESIPAQPGGPQRVWLRIHEGLRFVAGDALLRTVCLASAAFQLSFAAMMTTYLLFLPRELHLSGTAIGLALAATGPGALVGSLLAARLPRRLGYGATLVGAAVIGDGVMLCVPALHGASVATIPALIAINLVFGAFGQLVNVAIMAVRQAVTPDAMQGRVAATITFAGMGLTPVGSLLGGLLAEHWGMRAALLVTAAGMMLSPVLMVLSPLARLGPLLPSPDKPQ; translated from the coding sequence GTGCCGTCCCGTTACTCCGCCGTCTCCGATTCCGCCCGATCCGTTACGCAGAACCTGTGGCGCAACTCCGACTTCCGCAGCCTTTGGGCCGGCCAGACGGCCTCACAGGTGGGCGAGCATTCGAGCCTGGTGATCCTGCCGCTGATCGCCGTCCTGACACTCGACGTCGGCGCGGATCAACTGGGCGTCCTGCGCGCGGTGGGGCAGGCACCGCAGTTGCTGCTCGCGCTGTTCGTGGGCGTGTGGGTGGACAAGTGGCGGACCCGCACGGTCATGGTCGTGGCGGACCTCGGCCGGGCCCTGGCGCTGGGCGGAGCCGCCGTGGCGGCCCTTGTGGGCGGCCTCGACATGCCGGTACTGCTGGCCGTCGCCTTCGCCGTCGGGGCCCTGTCGGTGTTCTTCGACGTCGCCTACCAAGCCTCCCTCGTACGCCTGGTGAAACGCGATCAGCTGCTGCAGGGCAACAGCGCGATCGAGGCAAGCCGGTCCGCGGCCCAGATCGGCGGTCCCGCCCTCGGCGGGACGATGACGTCCCTGCTGTCGGCGCCGATCGCCGCCGCAGCCAGCGCCCTGTTCTTCGTGGTGTCGTTCCTGGGCATCTCCCGTGTCCGTCACCGCGAGTCGATCCCCGCGCAACCGGGCGGGCCCCAACGGGTCTGGCTTCGGATCCACGAGGGCCTCCGCTTCGTGGCCGGCGATGCCTTGCTCCGTACCGTGTGCCTCGCCTCGGCCGCATTCCAGTTGTCCTTCGCGGCCATGATGACCACCTACCTGCTCTTCTTGCCCCGGGAACTGCACCTGTCCGGTACCGCCATCGGACTGGCGCTCGCCGCGACGGGACCGGGGGCGCTCGTGGGCTCCCTGCTCGCCGCCCGGCTCCCGCGCCGCCTCGGTTACGGCGCGACACTCGTCGGAGCGGCGGTCATCGGTGACGGCGTGATGCTGTGTGTGCCCGCGCTGCACGGCGCCTCCGTGGCCACCATTCCGGCGCTGATCGCGATCAACCTCGTGTTCGGGGCCTTCGGCCAACTGGTCAACGTCGCCATCATGGCCGTCCGGCAGGCCGTCACCCCGGACGCGATGCAGGGCCGCGTCGCCGCGACGATCACCTTCGCCGGCATGGGTCTGACGCCAGTCGGCTCGCTGCTCGGCGGCCTTCTCGCCGAACACTGGGGAATGCGGGCGGCGCTCCTGGTCACGGCCGCCGGCATGATGCTGTCACCCGTGCTGATGGTTCTGTCTCCACTCGCCCGCCTGGGACCGCTCCTTCCGTCACCAGACAAGCCGCAGTAG
- a CDS encoding SGNH/GDSL hydrolase family protein — MTQTAGAVLALVLGLASPAPAAGQDAPSTAPRQDAPSTAPPGDWVGTWSASASGTVPNLPTGYADRTIRNVVHTSVGGSGVRVALTNVLGTAAVRMDAVTVAVADAPDAPDAIAGTMRALTFGGTPSVTIPAGGEVLSDPISLAVPEDGDLLVSVYTPVASGPVTYHQVANQTSYLSQNGDHAAEESGAAFTETITFWPYVSGVDVLGRAEGAVVTLGDSITDGNNSTRNANHRWPDYLADRLIAEPGKTRLGVLNAGISSNRLLNSTWNPNALSRLDRDVLTATGVRSVIVMLGINDIGGQPQHHEPSQIIAALGQLAAQAKAKGLRVTGGTLTPFGGSSNYTEELEGVRQAVNDFIRDGGAFDAVADFDVALRDPALPNRLRAEYDSGDHLHPKDAGYQAMAAVVDLDKLDAGRPGRWVGTWQTAMARTTPGADQGLPNHSIRNLVHTSVGGDTARVRLSNALGTAPVLMGRTTLAVASRPDAPDAVTGTMRELTFGGAPSVTIPAGGEVLSDPVSLAVPADGDLLVTVYTPEPSGPVTEHPRSYQTSFISSDGDHAADEHGTAFTQPTTAWYYVTAVDVRSSTARGTVVTFGDSITDGDKSTVNANLRWPDALADRLAAEPGPTKLGVVNSGISGNRILDSSTGTGIGGPNAFARLPRDMLTTSGARTVIMLEGVNDILNLERPDPDILKLALRQIAAQAHAQGLRIVVGTITPMKGWRSYTEERDTVRQAVNEFIRTSDDFDAVVDFDAVVRDPADPQRILPAYDSGDHLHPSDAGYRAMAEAIDLGTLR; from the coding sequence ATGACGCAGACAGCCGGTGCCGTGCTCGCGCTGGTGCTCGGCCTGGCGAGCCCGGCCCCCGCCGCCGGCCAGGACGCCCCCTCGACGGCGCCACGCCAGGACGCCCCGTCGACGGCGCCACCGGGCGACTGGGTCGGCACCTGGTCGGCCTCGGCCTCCGGCACCGTGCCCAACCTCCCCACCGGATACGCGGACCGGACCATCCGCAACGTCGTGCACACCAGCGTCGGTGGCTCGGGTGTGCGGGTCGCGCTGACCAACGTGCTCGGCACGGCGGCGGTGCGGATGGACGCGGTGACGGTCGCGGTCGCCGATGCGCCCGACGCGCCGGACGCGATCGCGGGCACGATGCGCGCGCTCACCTTCGGCGGCACACCATCGGTGACCATCCCGGCCGGCGGCGAGGTGCTGAGCGACCCGATCTCCCTCGCCGTTCCGGAGGACGGCGACCTCCTGGTCAGCGTGTACACCCCGGTGGCGTCCGGGCCGGTGACCTATCACCAGGTGGCCAACCAGACCTCGTACCTGTCGCAGAACGGTGATCACGCGGCCGAGGAGTCCGGCGCGGCGTTCACCGAGACGATCACCTTCTGGCCGTACGTGAGCGGCGTGGACGTCCTGGGACGCGCCGAGGGCGCGGTGGTCACGCTCGGCGACTCGATCACCGACGGGAACAACTCGACACGGAACGCGAACCACCGCTGGCCGGACTACCTGGCCGACCGGCTGATCGCCGAGCCCGGGAAGACGCGGCTCGGCGTGCTCAACGCCGGCATCAGCTCGAACCGGTTGCTCAACAGCACCTGGAACCCCAACGCGCTGTCCCGGTTGGACCGCGATGTCCTGACCGCGACCGGCGTACGTTCCGTGATCGTCATGTTGGGAATCAACGACATCGGCGGCCAGCCGCAGCACCACGAGCCGTCGCAAATCATCGCGGCGCTGGGCCAGCTAGCGGCTCAGGCCAAGGCGAAGGGGCTGCGGGTCACCGGTGGCACGCTCACGCCGTTCGGCGGGTCGAGCAACTACACCGAGGAGCTGGAAGGCGTACGGCAGGCGGTCAACGACTTCATCCGCGACGGCGGCGCGTTCGACGCGGTGGCCGACTTCGACGTCGCGCTGCGGGACCCCGCGCTGCCGAACCGGTTGCGGGCGGAGTACGACTCCGGCGACCACCTGCACCCGAAGGACGCCGGTTACCAGGCGATGGCGGCGGTCGTCGACCTGGACAAGCTCGACGCCGGCCGGCCCGGCCGCTGGGTCGGCACCTGGCAGACGGCCATGGCGCGGACGACGCCCGGTGCCGACCAGGGCCTGCCGAACCACTCGATCCGCAACCTGGTGCACACCAGCGTGGGTGGTGACACGGCTCGCGTGCGCCTGTCCAACGCGCTCGGGACGGCACCGGTCCTGATGGGACGAACGACCCTGGCGGTCGCGAGCCGACCCGACGCGCCGGACGCGGTCACCGGCACCATGCGTGAGCTGACCTTCGGCGGTGCGCCATCGGTGACCATCCCGGCCGGCGGTGAGGTGCTCAGCGACCCGGTCTCCCTCGCCGTGCCCGCGGACGGGGACCTGCTGGTGACCGTCTACACCCCGGAGCCGTCCGGCCCGGTGACGGAACATCCGCGCTCGTACCAGACGTCGTTCATCTCCTCGGACGGCGACCACGCGGCGGACGAGCATGGCACCGCGTTCACCCAGCCGACGACGGCCTGGTACTACGTGACAGCCGTGGACGTCCGGTCCTCCACCGCGCGCGGCACGGTGGTGACCTTCGGCGACTCGATCACCGATGGGGACAAGTCGACCGTCAATGCCAACCTGCGGTGGCCCGACGCCCTCGCCGACCGGCTCGCCGCCGAGCCGGGACCGACCAAGCTCGGCGTGGTCAACAGCGGCATCAGCGGCAACCGGATCCTGGACAGCAGCACGGGAACCGGGATCGGGGGCCCGAACGCCTTCGCACGCCTGCCCCGGGACATGCTGACCACGTCCGGAGCGCGCACGGTCATCATGCTCGAGGGCGTCAACGACATCCTCAACCTCGAACGCCCCGACCCGGACATCCTGAAACTCGCCCTGCGGCAGATCGCCGCCCAGGCGCACGCACAGGGCCTGCGGATCGTCGTCGGAACCATCACGCCGATGAAGGGATGGCGCTCCTACACCGAGGAACGCGACACGGTGCGGCAGGCCGTGAACGAGTTCATCCGCACGAGCGACGACTTCGACGCCGTCGTCGACTTCGACGCGGTGGTGCGTGACCCGGCCGACCCGCAGAGGATCCTCCCGGCGTACGACTCGGGCGACCATCTGCACCCGTCGGACGCGGGCTACCGCGCGATGGCCGAGGCCATCGACCTCGGCACACTCCGCTGA
- a CDS encoding sialidase family protein encodes MTRPRHRRLWSTVAIAAMAAALLTSGTAHAAEPHHEERAVYTANTDGYFCFRIPAIVKATNGDLLAFAEGRVTNCDDRGNIDLVLKRSHDGGRTWGPLQVVSRGSGDTHGNPMPIVDERTGRVVLFTTHNPGTGSGGRDPYLQISDDYGATWSAPRKMTELMRPEWTAWYATGPVHAIQLKRGPHTGRLVMSANHESFAPDGRRVAGVHLGYSDDGGETWQLGASAGGAADDIFVNESTLVELTDGRIYVNVREAGTAEGTRAYAISSDGGENYDAPFQMAPELTMPVVQGALLRLTATDEGDDRNRILFSGPANPGKREALTIRSSYDEARTWEPWQEGKVISWGPGGYSDLVKIETDPVAGPVAGVLYEGGEAALYEVIQFVRFNEAYLDTPNGSPPDLPPPPQPGPTTPDAAPRYDNTAYVRGNATLTAGRYGTGLALDGVDDHVEVPYNPDVDLEDSQFTIMTWFRYSETTGNIVIWWFHQVGTGAAQIWLRAEPASNRIRGVVGTGQGDANITIAGAYNDGLWHHVAMQRTATRVRVLIDGATVADLAAPRGSVTTGKEFGIHSIFLGRRVDGLNNPFRGTLDEFRIYGRALTDEELRVVRERNVPIAGQLRLRLPFTTINHCGGRGVGAPAPVD; translated from the coding sequence ATGACGAGACCAAGACACCGTCGGCTGTGGTCCACCGTGGCGATCGCGGCGATGGCTGCCGCCTTGCTCACCAGCGGCACCGCGCACGCCGCCGAGCCGCACCACGAGGAACGGGCGGTCTACACCGCGAACACGGACGGGTATTTCTGCTTCCGGATCCCGGCGATCGTGAAGGCCACCAACGGGGACCTGCTGGCGTTCGCCGAGGGCCGGGTCACCAACTGCGACGACCGGGGCAACATCGATCTGGTGCTGAAGCGGTCCCACGACGGCGGTCGCACCTGGGGGCCGCTGCAGGTCGTCTCGCGCGGCAGCGGAGACACGCACGGCAACCCGATGCCGATCGTGGACGAACGGACCGGCCGCGTCGTACTCTTCACGACCCACAACCCGGGCACCGGAAGCGGTGGCCGCGATCCGTACCTGCAGATCAGCGATGACTACGGAGCGACCTGGAGCGCGCCGCGGAAGATGACCGAGCTGATGCGGCCAGAGTGGACCGCGTGGTACGCCACCGGTCCGGTGCACGCCATCCAACTCAAACGCGGCCCGCACACCGGGCGGCTGGTGATGAGCGCCAACCACGAGTCGTTCGCACCGGACGGGCGGCGCGTCGCCGGCGTCCACCTCGGGTACAGCGACGACGGAGGCGAGACCTGGCAGCTCGGCGCCAGCGCCGGTGGCGCCGCCGACGACATCTTCGTCAACGAGTCGACGCTGGTGGAGCTGACCGACGGACGGATCTACGTCAACGTGCGGGAAGCCGGCACGGCCGAGGGCACCCGGGCGTACGCGATCTCCAGCGACGGCGGCGAAAACTACGACGCGCCGTTCCAGATGGCGCCCGAGCTGACGATGCCGGTCGTGCAGGGCGCGTTGCTGCGGCTCACCGCCACCGACGAGGGTGACGACCGGAACCGCATCCTGTTCTCCGGACCGGCCAATCCCGGCAAGCGCGAGGCCCTGACGATCCGGTCCTCGTACGACGAGGCCCGGACCTGGGAGCCCTGGCAGGAAGGCAAGGTCATCAGCTGGGGCCCGGGCGGGTACTCCGACCTGGTCAAGATCGAGACCGATCCGGTCGCGGGCCCCGTGGCCGGGGTGCTGTACGAGGGTGGCGAGGCCGCCCTGTACGAGGTGATCCAGTTCGTCAGGTTCAACGAGGCGTACCTCGACACTCCGAACGGCTCGCCGCCGGACCTACCGCCGCCACCGCAGCCGGGACCGACGACCCCGGACGCGGCACCGCGGTACGACAACACCGCCTACGTGCGCGGCAACGCGACGTTGACCGCGGGGCGGTACGGCACCGGGCTCGCGCTCGACGGCGTCGACGACCACGTGGAGGTGCCGTACAACCCGGACGTCGACCTCGAGGACAGCCAGTTCACGATCATGACCTGGTTCCGATACAGCGAGACGACCGGCAACATCGTGATCTGGTGGTTCCACCAGGTGGGCACGGGAGCGGCGCAGATCTGGCTGCGGGCGGAACCCGCGAGCAACCGCATCCGGGGTGTCGTCGGCACCGGCCAGGGCGACGCGAACATCACCATCGCGGGCGCGTACAACGACGGGCTCTGGCACCACGTCGCCATGCAACGCACGGCCACCCGGGTCAGGGTCCTCATCGACGGTGCCACCGTGGCCGACCTGGCCGCCCCCCGCGGTTCGGTGACCACGGGCAAGGAGTTCGGCATCCACAGCATCTTCCTCGGCCGACGGGTCGACGGCCTGAACAACCCGTTCCGCGGCACCCTCGACGAGTTCCGCATCTACGGCCGCGCCCTCACCGACGAGGAGTTGCGGGTTGTCCGGGAACGCAACGTCCCGATCGCCGGCCAGCTCCGGCTCCGCCTCCCCTTCACGACCATCAACCACTGCGGTGGCCGCGGCGTCGGGGCCCCGGCCCCGGTCGACTGA
- a CDS encoding VOC family protein, translated as MTIQRMDNVLIVVDDLDAVVAFFVELGMELEGRAPVEGRWVERVIGIDDVRQDVAMLRTPDGHGRIELAMFHTPKAISAEPKDAPANTLGIRRIMFAVDDIEDVVARLRTHGAELVGELAQYEDSYRLCYVRGPEGIVVGLAEQLS; from the coding sequence ATGACGATCCAGCGGATGGACAACGTCCTGATCGTTGTCGACGACCTTGACGCTGTTGTGGCGTTCTTCGTCGAACTTGGCATGGAGTTGGAGGGCAGGGCGCCAGTCGAGGGACGTTGGGTCGAGCGTGTCATCGGGATCGATGACGTCCGACAGGATGTCGCGATGCTGCGGACCCCGGACGGCCACGGCCGGATCGAGCTGGCGATGTTCCACACGCCGAAGGCGATCAGCGCCGAGCCGAAGGATGCGCCGGCGAACACGCTGGGCATCCGTCGCATCATGTTCGCCGTCGACGACATCGAGGACGTCGTTGCCCGCCTGCGTACCCACGGCGCCGAACTCGTCGGCGAGCTGGCGCAGTACGAGGACAGCTACCGGCTCTGCTACGTCCGTGGCCCGGAGGGCATCGTCGTCGGGCTGGCCGAACAGCTCAGCTGA